The sequence CGCCCTTCACCACGCAGGCGAGGGAACTCATGACACAGCCGAAACAGTGAAAAAGGGGCACGGGAAAGCAGATCCGATCCTGTTCGGTCAGTTTTTGGCTATCGGCGACGGCCTTGGCGTTGTTGACGATGTTGAAGTGGCTTAACATAACGCCTTTGGGGAATCCCGTCGTGCCTGATGTGTACTGCATGTTGATCGTCTCATTCCAGTGAAGCGATCCCTGGCGCTCCGCCAAAGCGGCATCGGCGATTCCCTCACCCATCTTCAATAGATCGTTCCAACTGAACATCCCCGGATGGGTCGCTTCCGGATCGCGTCCGATGAAGACGACGTTGCGCAACAACGGCAAGCGGAAGCTCTTGAGCGCCCCCGGTTCACTTGACCGGAGTTCGGGGCAGATGTCGTACATCGTCTCCGTGTAGCTGTTGTCGCGGATGCCGTCGATCAAAAAGAGGGTCGTCGAATCAGACTGGCGCAAGAGGTACTCCAGCTCATAAGCCCGGTAGTTGGTGTTCACGGTGACCAATACGGCGCCCATCTTGGCGCTGCCAAACTGGACATACAGCCATTCCGGATAGTTGGTGGCCCAGATGGCCACATTTTCCCCCTTTTTCACGCCCAAGGCCATCAATGCCTTGGCCACCTGATCAGCCTTCTCTTTAAACTGCCGGTAGTTGAGACGTATCTTCCGGTAATCGGTATAAATCAGGGCGTCCCGCTCGGCAAACCGGGTTGCCGTCTGATCCAGCAACGTCCCGATGGTGTGGCGCAACAACTCTGCCATGACCATCCCCCTCATTCGATCGGCTTTTTTATCTGCCTCGATCGGATATTCTTTCTCTCAATGAGTTCCCCATCGATTACTCCTCGGTGACCCGCTCACTCGCTCTATCCGAAGCCGCTGCATGATTGGAGAAGCCAGCACCTACCGTTTGGGGCGAATGACGTACGGGTCCGCAACAAAGCACGTTTGCCCGGAGTCGTCGTCCCATCACCTCTTCCACCTCGACGCCCAGGTCACACAACCCTGCCAGGTCGATCGCCGTGTCGACGCCCATCTCCTGCAGCATGGCGACAAGGTCTTCTGTGCAGGTGTTGCCGCCATGGCCGGCCTGGCTGGGCGGAGCGCCGGTTCGCGCTTGCCCGCCCATCGCCCCGAGGGAACTGTCCAGGTAGACAAACCCTTTGAGCAGCGCCATGAGGTTGTTGGCCACTCCCGTTCCCCGGGTGTCATGGAAATGCAGGATCAGATCGGTTTCAGAGAAGCCTTGCCCTCGCAGATGATCGAGAAGGTTGGCCACTTGCCGGGGATTGGCCATGCCCGTCGTATCGCCCAGGCCGATCTGGCTGGCGCCGCATTCCTTCCACCACCTGGCCAGCCGGGCCACCTCTTCAAAGGGCACGTCGCCTGTGAAGGGGCAGCCGAAGGCCGTCAAGATCCAGCCGATAACGTCATGTCCGGAGTCGATGGCCTGCCTGGCCAGGCTTTCCAGTCGTCCCATGTTCTCCAGGCGATCCATCTTTACGTTATGCCGGTTATAGGCGTCGGTGGAGGCGAGCACCATGGCGATCTCGTCGACGCCATAACCAGCCTCCCTGGCCGCCGCCGCCCGCGCCATCGCCCGGTCTGTCGTGACGA comes from Heliomicrobium gestii and encodes:
- a CDS encoding beta/alpha barrel domain-containing protein, which codes for MTMDVTDKKVVIGECWARDGLQHEAAIIATADKVRILNRIQQIGFTRVEATSFAHPRYLPQFNDAEVVLQAIERHPGVRFRAIVTTDRAMARAAAAREAGYGVDEIAMVLASTDAYNRHNVKMDRLENMGRLESLARQAIDSGHDVIGWILTAFGCPFTGDVPFEEVARLARWWKECGASQIGLGDTTGMANPRQVANLLDHLRGQGFSETDLILHFHDTRGTGVANNLMALLKGFVYLDSSLGAMGGQARTGAPPSQAGHGGNTCTEDLVAMLQEMGVDTAIDLAGLCDLGVEVEEVMGRRLRANVLCCGPVRHSPQTVGAGFSNHAAASDRASERVTEE